The following proteins are encoded in a genomic region of Brachypodium distachyon strain Bd21 chromosome 1, Brachypodium_distachyon_v3.0, whole genome shotgun sequence:
- the LOC100828655 gene encoding GTPase activating protein 1: MDGLVGLLKVRVVRGYNLAYRDARGSDPYVVLRLGKQKLKTSVKKRSVNPIWHEELTLSITNPNVPIKLEVFDKDTFSRDDPMGDAEIEVEPLMEVLNMDPENMRNGTVIRSIRPSNRNCLADESQLCWKNGRFIQDVILRLKNVESGEIQLQLQWVQIPGSKK; encoded by the exons ATGGATGGATTGGTAGGCCTCTTGAAGGTGCGGGTGGTGCGTGGATACAACCTTGCATACCGCGACGCAAGAGGCAGTGATCCTTATGTTGTCCTTCGCCTCGGCAAGCAG AAGCTGAAGACAAGTGTTAAGAAGAGATCTGTGAACCCTATTTGGCATGAAGAGCTAACCTTGTCAATCACAAATCCGAATGTACCAATCAAGCTT GAGGTGTTTGACAAGGACACTTTCAGCAGAGATGACCCAATGGGAGATGCGGAGATCGAGGTAGAACCCTTGATGGAAGTTCTGAACATGGACCCCGAGAACATGCGCAACGGCACCGTCATCCGGTCCATCCGGCCTAGCAACCGGAACTGCCTCGCCGACGAGAGCCAGCTGTGTTGGAAGAATGGGAGGTTCATCCAGGACGTGATCCTGCGGCTCAAGAACGTCGAGAGCGGCGAGATCCAGCTCCAGCTGCAATGGGTGCAGATCCCCGGCAGCAAGAAGTGA
- the LOC100844916 gene encoding GTPase activating protein 1 produces the protein MASEVAAALVPDGVLSVRVIWGVNLVQRDADGSDPYVVLHLDSQKLKTSVVRNTINPVWNEDLTLAVKDPSTPIKLEVYDKDRMSKDDAMGTAEVELEPLLQMARMDLEDIKSGTVVRTVRPHSKSCLADESQIVWEEGQVLQEVLVRLKDVDTGIVQLQLRWVKIPAAAA, from the exons ATGGCgtcggaggtggcggcggcgctggtgccGGACGGCGTGCTGAGCGTGCGCGTGATCTGGGGCGTGAACCTGGTCCAGCGCGACGCCGACGGCAGCGACCCTTACGTCGTCCTCCACCTCGACTCCCAGAAGCTCAAGACCAGCGTCGTCAGGAACACCATCAACCCCGTCTGGAACGAGGACCTCACCCTCGCCGTCAAGGACCCCTCCACCCCAATCAAGCTC GAGGTGTATGACAAGGACAGGATGAGCAAGGACGACGCGATGGggacggcggaggtggagctggAGCCGTTGCTGCAGATGGCGAGGATGGATCTGGAGGACATCAAGAGCGGCACCGTGGTGCGCACCGTGAGGCCGCATTCCAAGAGCTGCCTCGCCGACGAGAGCCAGATCGTTTGGGAGGAAGGCCAGGTGTTGCAGGAGGTGCTGGTCAGGCTCAAGGACGTCGACACCGGGATcgtccagctccagctccggTGGGTCAAgatccctgccgccgccgcctag